In Bacillus sp. Cs-700, one genomic interval encodes:
- a CDS encoding putative sulfate exporter family transporter: MINTLRHQQSLPEPIRWILGIAFTFFIALLGYFLAMVPGFKLTGQLASAILIAIAYRQVAGYPEWLRKGITFSSKKLLRFAIILYGIKLNVSMILQDGLPILLLGALVIAFALLSSVWLSKVMNANKSITLLLGAGTGICGAAAIAAVAPIVEAKEEDTAIGVGIIALFGTIFSIGYTIIRPFLPLTSSEYGVWSGISLHEVAHVALAAAPGGETALAMGLLAKLGRVFLLVPVCFLFMYLMKRKNKGTQQKVAFPWFLVGFVIMSLAGTFLLGPIIPFSDSSMNVVTEITTWCLTAAMVGLGLSVSLKDLKNKALKPMAIITIVSITLSLVTFFIVKWFY, translated from the coding sequence ATGATCAACACGTTAAGACATCAGCAATCTCTACCGGAACCCATACGCTGGATTCTTGGCATTGCCTTTACGTTTTTTATTGCGTTATTAGGTTATTTTCTAGCCATGGTCCCAGGGTTTAAGCTTACTGGACAACTAGCCTCAGCGATTTTAATTGCGATTGCATATCGACAAGTGGCTGGCTATCCGGAGTGGCTGAGAAAAGGCATCACATTTTCATCAAAAAAACTACTTAGGTTTGCGATTATTTTATATGGAATTAAATTAAATGTTAGTATGATTCTTCAAGATGGACTACCTATTCTATTACTAGGTGCACTCGTTATTGCATTTGCTCTATTATCATCCGTTTGGCTTTCTAAAGTAATGAATGCTAATAAGTCTATTACGCTGCTTCTTGGTGCAGGTACAGGGATTTGCGGAGCTGCTGCAATTGCAGCTGTGGCACCGATCGTTGAAGCGAAAGAAGAAGATACAGCAATCGGCGTTGGTATTATTGCTTTGTTTGGAACGATTTTTTCCATTGGGTATACGATTATTCGCCCATTCCTGCCACTAACATCAAGTGAATATGGAGTATGGTCTGGTATTTCACTCCACGAAGTCGCTCACGTTGCTCTAGCAGCAGCGCCAGGGGGAGAAACTGCATTAGCAATGGGCTTACTCGCCAAGCTTGGAAGGGTTTTTCTCCTTGTCCCAGTATGTTTTTTGTTCATGTATCTTATGAAACGCAAAAACAAAGGTACGCAACAAAAAGTAGCATTTCCTTGGTTTTTAGTAGGCTTTGTGATCATGAGTCTAGCTGGAACATTCCTTCTCGGGCCCATTATCCCCTTCTCTGATTCATCCATGAATGTTGTGACAGAGATTACAACGTGGTGCTTAACCGCTGCTATGGTAGGTCTTGGTTTAAGCGTTAGTTTAAAAGACTTAAAAAATAAAGCACTGAAGCCAATGGCGATTATCACAATTGTATCCATCACGCTCTCTCTTGTAACTTTCTTTATCGTTAAATGGTTTTACTAG
- a CDS encoding LysR family transcriptional regulator, whose protein sequence is MDQQLKVFVTVVDKRNFSRAAEELHMTQPAVSQYIKSLEESLGTKLLERNNRSVEMNKAGEIVYHHAIELLNLYSKMNYLLDDLTNRASGKLTIGASYTYGEYVLPHVIASIREKYPLITPAVTIGNSREIGDLVYSHQLDVGIIEGDYPARDMKVDSFTQDEMVIVAAPSHKDVDHGSTLENEMWIVREEGSGTREATEKMWELLSIVPSQKMAFGSTQLIKESVEAGIGIGILSKWTIRKELKLGTLKILELPNFRYTRTFSILMRSPFQTKVLEVFLDHVHSHHKI, encoded by the coding sequence GTGGATCAGCAATTAAAAGTATTTGTTACAGTCGTCGATAAGCGAAATTTCTCCAGAGCAGCAGAAGAACTACACATGACACAGCCTGCCGTTAGTCAATATATTAAAAGCTTAGAAGAGAGTCTTGGTACTAAGTTACTAGAAAGAAACAACCGATCGGTAGAAATGAACAAAGCTGGTGAAATTGTTTATCATCATGCAATAGAGTTATTGAATTTATATTCAAAAATGAACTATTTATTGGATGACTTGACGAACAGAGCAAGTGGTAAACTGACAATCGGTGCAAGTTACACTTATGGTGAATATGTTTTGCCACATGTTATTGCTTCAATACGAGAAAAATATCCTTTAATTACACCAGCTGTCACCATTGGAAATTCAAGAGAAATTGGAGATCTTGTTTATTCTCATCAGCTAGATGTTGGTATTATTGAGGGAGACTATCCAGCACGAGACATGAAAGTAGATAGTTTCACACAGGATGAAATGGTCATTGTAGCAGCCCCTTCACATAAGGATGTCGATCATGGAAGCACTCTGGAAAATGAAATGTGGATTGTCCGTGAAGAAGGTTCTGGAACGAGAGAAGCGACTGAAAAAATGTGGGAGCTTCTATCGATTGTACCTTCTCAAAAAATGGCATTTGGAAGTACGCAACTCATTAAAGAGTCCGTTGAAGCTGGAATTGGCATAGGTATCCTATCAAAATGGACGATTCGAAAAGAATTGAAACTCGGAACACTAAAGATTCTTGAATTGCCCAATTTTAGATACACACGAACGTTTTCTATATTAATGCGCTCTCCCTTTCAAACGAAAGTTCTTGAAGTCTTTCTCGATCACGTCCATTCTCATCATAAAATATAA
- a CDS encoding AAA domain-containing protein yields MKEMIEEWQLALRAEIAHLKKFGSRPIKIVNGRLISGDDFRYYFDARSPIQIPSGSKIRIEMKHIKRDGRMLSSEGKNVILALEGDFGDQIREADLYHDPWELLDELHERLEEIKKSKRRLARVSKLMNPPKTVKHPEEKIKSHLHELILRSKYNPVTYVWGPPGTGKTHNLARAAANHFFKGNSVLILSHSNQAVDVLMREIALFAEKRAKFEEGKIMRYGLQRDVPSILPLYTDQLLKAQHPDLAEEKESIVEERKNLKDDLSNSFSNRDSTQLLKLESKLGNVLEKIRRKEMEFVKNATIIGTTLTKAAIDETIYRKRVDVVIIDEASMAYVPQAAFAASLGKRVVICGDFKQLPPIASSRHPLVSKWLKEDVFHRAGIIETVESGNLHPQLFLLNEQRRMHPVISAFTNKTIYHSLVKDYPNTAALREVITEKLPFKGRASALIDTSHTGAYCFTGHSSKSRMNVWQLFLSFQAIYESLQSGMTSIGYVTPYRAQSKLMGLLIEDLLSQTDQADILSATVHRFQGSERDMMVFDTVDSDPEFRPGMLLTGNNSERLINVAMTRTKGKFIHVSNVDYFKKRMPQSKTLRQLVEHQLQKNERVGPTQIGKWITHHHAQLKWTHALNTEDVFHDIQKANEIIISIPSGTSLTKEWIKTLKSSPGKTIILSETVIQAIPLAVHIAYDVPFPFVAIDRKIFYLGVPFEGMKNVLPPAVSVRLESALVTGEIVNQILPSDA; encoded by the coding sequence ATGAAAGAAATGATAGAAGAATGGCAATTAGCACTTCGTGCGGAAATAGCCCATTTAAAAAAGTTTGGAAGTAGGCCAATTAAAATTGTTAACGGTCGATTAATATCCGGCGATGATTTTCGATACTATTTTGATGCACGTTCGCCTATTCAGATTCCATCTGGATCAAAAATTCGAATTGAGATGAAACATATAAAACGCGATGGAAGAATGTTATCTTCAGAAGGGAAAAATGTCATTCTCGCCCTTGAAGGTGATTTTGGCGATCAAATTAGAGAAGCCGATCTTTACCATGATCCTTGGGAATTGCTTGATGAGCTGCACGAACGCTTGGAAGAAATAAAGAAAAGTAAAAGAAGGTTAGCGCGGGTTAGCAAATTAATGAATCCACCTAAAACGGTTAAACATCCTGAAGAAAAAATTAAAAGTCATCTTCACGAGTTGATTCTTAGATCAAAATACAATCCGGTAACTTATGTATGGGGGCCACCAGGAACTGGTAAAACGCATAACCTGGCAAGAGCCGCAGCAAACCACTTTTTTAAAGGAAATAGCGTTCTAATTTTATCGCATAGTAATCAAGCTGTTGATGTTTTAATGAGAGAAATAGCTCTTTTTGCTGAAAAAAGGGCGAAGTTTGAAGAAGGTAAAATCATGCGTTATGGCCTGCAACGTGATGTTCCATCAATCTTGCCGCTTTATACAGATCAGTTACTGAAGGCACAACATCCAGATCTTGCTGAAGAGAAAGAGAGTATAGTGGAGGAACGGAAGAATTTAAAAGACGATTTATCAAATTCCTTTAGCAATCGTGATTCAACTCAGTTGCTAAAGTTAGAGTCTAAATTAGGAAATGTTCTTGAAAAGATTCGGCGTAAAGAAATGGAATTCGTTAAAAACGCTACGATAATAGGTACTACTTTAACAAAAGCGGCGATTGATGAAACGATCTATCGAAAAAGAGTTGATGTTGTCATTATTGATGAAGCTAGTATGGCGTACGTGCCCCAGGCAGCGTTTGCTGCCTCGCTTGGAAAACGGGTTGTGATATGTGGTGATTTTAAACAGCTTCCCCCTATAGCTTCATCCCGGCATCCGCTAGTTTCGAAGTGGTTAAAAGAAGATGTCTTCCATCGAGCAGGCATCATTGAAACAGTTGAATCTGGTAACCTTCATCCTCAGTTGTTTCTTTTAAATGAGCAGAGGCGCATGCACCCTGTTATTTCCGCTTTTACAAACAAAACGATTTATCATTCTCTTGTTAAGGATTATCCCAACACTGCTGCGTTAAGAGAAGTGATTACTGAAAAACTTCCTTTCAAAGGGAGGGCTTCCGCTCTCATTGATACGAGTCATACAGGTGCTTATTGTTTCACTGGCCACTCGTCAAAATCTCGGATGAACGTATGGCAACTCTTTTTATCTTTTCAAGCAATTTATGAATCATTGCAATCAGGAATGACCTCGATTGGCTATGTAACACCATACCGTGCCCAATCGAAACTAATGGGATTATTGATAGAAGATCTTCTTTCACAGACTGACCAAGCAGATATTCTTTCAGCAACTGTTCATCGATTTCAGGGAAGCGAACGAGATATGATGGTATTTGATACAGTAGATAGTGATCCAGAATTCCGTCCTGGAATGCTACTTACAGGAAATAATAGCGAGCGTTTAATCAACGTAGCGATGACCCGTACGAAAGGGAAATTCATTCATGTTAGCAACGTTGATTATTTCAAAAAGCGGATGCCTCAATCAAAAACCCTCAGGCAATTAGTGGAGCACCAGTTACAGAAAAACGAAAGAGTTGGACCTACTCAAATAGGAAAGTGGATTACACACCATCATGCTCAATTAAAATGGACTCATGCTTTAAACACGGAAGACGTATTTCATGATATTCAGAAAGCAAACGAAATCATCATTTCTATTCCAAGCGGAACATCGTTAACAAAAGAGTGGATAAAAACGTTGAAATCCTCACCAGGCAAAACAATCATCCTCTCCGAAACGGTTATTCAAGCGATTCCGTTGGCGGTTCATATCGCGTATGACGTACCCTTTCCCTTTGTAGCCATTGATCGAAAAATATTTTATCTTGGTGTGCCATTTGAAGGAATGAAAAATGTCCTTCCACCTGCGGTTTCAGTAAGATTGGAATCAGCACTTGTTACTGGTGAGATCGTAAATCAAATCCTCCCATCAGACGCTTAA
- a CDS encoding VOC family protein: MAIQKLEHIGVQVRNIEASKGFYQGMIGLELLDEFDHPDGDKKLAFLGFNGEILVELIEGYDSDLPTEGKVHHIAFTVKNIEQERSRLHDLGVTFIDEGINTLPNGAKYLFFAGPDGEWLEFYEPAPK, translated from the coding sequence ATGGCGATTCAAAAACTTGAACATATTGGTGTACAAGTGCGAAACATTGAAGCATCGAAGGGGTTTTATCAAGGAATGATTGGACTCGAACTACTTGATGAATTTGATCATCCTGATGGCGATAAAAAACTAGCTTTTCTTGGTTTTAATGGTGAAATTTTAGTGGAGTTAATAGAAGGCTATGATTCAGATTTACCTACGGAAGGTAAAGTTCACCATATCGCCTTTACAGTAAAAAATATTGAACAAGAACGCTCCCGTCTTCATGATCTTGGTGTAACGTTCATTGATGAAGGTATCAACACATTGCCTAACGGAGCAAAGTATCTTTTCTTCGCAGGACCAGATGGTGAATGGCTTGAATTTTATGAACCTGCACCTAAATAA
- a CDS encoding MFS transporter produces the protein MAKQQDLQKEKIWTRDFIFICMANFFIFAGFQMTLPTLPLFVNELGGSDQLIGFVVGIFTLSALLIRPWSGHVLESLGRRIIFLIGLLVFVISVGSYAFTGSLVLLFLMRVVQGLGWGMSTTAVGTIATDLIPQKRRGEGMGYFGLAGNLAMAFGPALGLFLIALSGFKTMFLIAASAGLLSFIIASIIRYKPANKTPIEKKKWDIFEKTALMPSILLFFITMVFGGIATFLPLYADQLGIDGIEWYFVVFAISLMLVRAFAGRIYDRKGHKAIFLPGAFLILAAMIDLTLLANQFMLILAAVLFGIGFGSVQPALQAWAVNEAPIHRKGMANATFFSFFDLGVGLGAMFFGLIASTFGYADIYLTAGISVLISMVIYVIYLKRSAAEQRHHEAVQWK, from the coding sequence ATGGCCAAACAGCAAGATCTTCAGAAAGAGAAGATCTGGACGCGTGATTTTATTTTTATTTGCATGGCAAACTTTTTTATTTTTGCTGGATTCCAGATGACGTTACCTACACTACCTTTGTTTGTGAATGAACTTGGCGGCAGTGATCAGTTAATCGGCTTTGTGGTCGGTATCTTTACCTTATCCGCTTTACTTATTCGACCATGGAGCGGGCACGTATTGGAATCACTTGGAAGAAGAATCATTTTCTTAATTGGATTATTGGTTTTTGTCATATCTGTTGGATCTTATGCATTCACCGGCAGTCTTGTTCTGTTATTCCTAATGAGAGTAGTTCAGGGACTCGGATGGGGAATGTCGACAACAGCGGTAGGTACAATCGCAACGGATTTAATTCCACAAAAGCGAAGGGGAGAAGGAATGGGATATTTTGGCCTTGCAGGAAATTTAGCAATGGCTTTTGGTCCAGCTCTTGGTTTATTTCTAATCGCTCTTTCTGGTTTTAAAACAATGTTCTTGATTGCAGCCTCTGCCGGTTTGCTTTCATTCATCATCGCTTCAATTATTCGCTATAAACCTGCGAATAAAACACCGATTGAGAAAAAGAAATGGGACATCTTTGAGAAAACAGCATTAATGCCTTCAATACTACTTTTCTTCATTACAATGGTCTTTGGAGGAATCGCTACCTTTCTACCATTGTATGCCGATCAGCTAGGTATTGATGGAATTGAATGGTACTTTGTCGTGTTTGCTATATCGCTTATGCTAGTGCGTGCTTTCGCAGGACGAATCTATGATCGAAAGGGCCATAAAGCTATTTTTCTTCCAGGCGCCTTCTTAATTCTAGCGGCAATGATTGATCTAACGTTATTAGCAAATCAATTTATGCTCATTCTTGCAGCTGTATTATTTGGTATTGGATTTGGGTCTGTGCAGCCAGCTCTTCAAGCATGGGCAGTTAATGAAGCACCAATTCATCGAAAAGGAATGGCTAATGCTACCTTTTTCTCGTTTTTTGATTTAGGAGTAGGTCTAGGGGCCATGTTTTTTGGTTTGATCGCATCCACATTTGGCTATGCTGATATTTATTTAACAGCAGGTATATCCGTTCTCATTTCAATGGTGATTTACGTGATATATTTAAAAAGAAGTGCTGCGGAACAAAGACATCATGAAGCTGTTCAATGGAAATAG
- a CDS encoding lactate 2-monooxygenase: MANIGNEIQFGIYKQMHSPDPERLPTRYEEWEARAREILADGPYDYVAGGSGAEETKNANCEAFKRWNIVPRVFRHVEDRNLKVGLYGQMLPAPLLVAPIGVQSIMHQEGELASAKAAASMGIPYIASSASSHSMEEIAEILGDAPKWFQLYWSRDPEIAKSFVQRAELAGYSAIVVTLDTPMMAWRELDLQNVYLPFLIGEGIGNYLTDPAFRAGLHVPPEEDAMGAIMHWTHVFGNAGLTWEDLAELRRYTSLPIILKGILHPDDAKLALKYGADGIIVSNHGGRQVDGAISALDALPAIVEAVENQVPVLMDSGIRRGADVFKAIALGAKAVLVGRPCMYGLAVAGQAGVKHILSNLLADFDLTMALSGCRDLNEVNKEMLIPSSR; this comes from the coding sequence ATGGCTAATATCGGCAATGAAATTCAGTTTGGTATTTATAAGCAGATGCATTCACCTGATCCGGAGCGTTTACCAACAAGGTATGAAGAATGGGAAGCACGCGCACGAGAAATTCTTGCGGATGGACCTTATGATTATGTTGCTGGAGGTTCTGGTGCAGAAGAAACGAAAAATGCGAACTGTGAAGCATTTAAACGATGGAACATCGTGCCTCGCGTCTTTCGTCATGTTGAAGACCGAAACTTAAAGGTAGGCTTGTACGGTCAGATGCTTCCTGCTCCATTGTTAGTTGCTCCAATTGGTGTGCAATCCATTATGCATCAAGAAGGCGAACTTGCTTCAGCGAAAGCCGCTGCTTCAATGGGAATCCCCTACATTGCAAGCTCTGCATCAAGTCATTCTATGGAAGAAATTGCTGAAATATTGGGAGACGCACCTAAATGGTTTCAACTTTACTGGAGTCGAGATCCAGAGATCGCTAAAAGTTTTGTTCAACGAGCGGAACTCGCTGGATACTCAGCAATCGTCGTAACGCTTGACACTCCTATGATGGCATGGCGTGAATTAGATTTACAGAATGTGTACTTGCCTTTTCTGATTGGAGAAGGAATTGGTAATTATTTAACGGATCCTGCTTTTCGCGCGGGACTCCATGTACCTCCTGAAGAAGATGCTATGGGGGCAATTATGCATTGGACTCACGTATTTGGAAATGCCGGACTAACGTGGGAGGATTTAGCAGAGCTAAGGAGGTATACGTCTTTGCCCATCATTTTAAAAGGCATCCTTCATCCAGATGATGCCAAACTAGCTTTAAAATATGGAGCCGATGGGATTATTGTCTCAAACCATGGTGGGCGCCAGGTGGATGGTGCAATCTCAGCACTCGATGCTCTACCGGCCATTGTGGAAGCTGTAGAAAATCAAGTTCCTGTTCTAATGGATAGTGGAATTAGAAGAGGTGCTGATGTATTTAAAGCCATTGCTCTTGGAGCCAAAGCCGTTCTCGTAGGACGACCATGTATGTACGGACTAGCTGTAGCCGGGCAAGCAGGCGTGAAGCATATACTTTCTAACCTTCTTGCTGATTTCGATTTAACGATGGCGTTGTCAGGGTGTCGCGATCTAAATGAAGTGAACAAGGAGATGCTCATTCCGAGTAGTCGATAA
- a CDS encoding 5'-nucleotidase C-terminal domain-containing protein, translating into MKLSIIHTNDIHSHFDNFAKATSLIRDYADENTLVLDGGDFADFKSIELQGTRGIGAVKMLESTGYDAITIGNNELFNGNETLEHMAVQSTVPFISCNLLKANGESFNGVCSSTILIKNELRILVTGASPDLQEFNDLMGFQILDYVEAIRAEVKKQHGNYDVCVVLNHVGTQADIELAEAIDEIDLILSAHDHVLYEEAKIVNNTILNSAGMYGEHIGVIEIDVLKEGVELLASSTISTAKAVEDIEIQTILQVSREEAIAHLSKPLYTVSKPLWHDVLEENPMTNLIADGLKDRFDCDLGLINSGIANGGLVDYVSNKKLIEICPSPLNPTYFEIQGKDLYAALESSLNSSVCMADGKGPGFRGKYVGRLHVSGAKIQHHQNQIKMITINDEAFDPERWYRVASSDYLLRGSGYPDLANNRNFHYQPDEIKDVIREYAEKEGFVTNAFKKRWV; encoded by the coding sequence ATGAAGCTTTCGATCATACATACGAATGATATTCATAGTCATTTTGATAATTTTGCTAAAGCGACATCACTTATTAGAGATTATGCAGATGAAAACACACTCGTTTTAGATGGAGGTGACTTTGCTGACTTTAAAAGTATTGAGCTTCAGGGAACACGGGGAATAGGTGCAGTCAAAATGTTGGAATCGACCGGGTACGACGCCATTACGATAGGGAATAATGAACTATTTAATGGAAATGAGACATTAGAGCATATGGCTGTACAGAGCACTGTACCGTTTATTAGTTGCAATCTTCTTAAAGCTAACGGAGAATCGTTCAATGGAGTATGCAGCAGTACAATTCTAATTAAAAATGAACTTCGAATTTTGGTTACGGGTGCTTCTCCAGATTTACAAGAGTTCAATGATTTGATGGGGTTTCAAATTTTAGATTATGTAGAAGCGATCAGAGCAGAGGTCAAGAAGCAGCATGGAAACTATGATGTTTGTGTTGTTTTAAACCATGTTGGAACACAAGCAGATATCGAATTAGCTGAAGCCATCGATGAAATTGATTTAATTTTGTCAGCACATGACCACGTCCTTTATGAGGAAGCAAAAATAGTGAATAATACAATACTGAATTCAGCAGGTATGTACGGTGAACATATTGGAGTTATTGAAATTGATGTATTAAAGGAAGGCGTAGAACTACTAGCTTCTTCTACCATATCAACAGCTAAAGCGGTTGAAGATATAGAAATTCAAACTATCTTGCAAGTAAGTAGGGAAGAAGCAATCGCTCACCTAAGTAAACCTCTTTATACTGTTAGCAAACCATTGTGGCATGACGTACTGGAAGAGAACCCGATGACCAATTTAATCGCCGACGGGTTGAAAGACCGTTTTGATTGTGATCTTGGGCTAATAAACAGCGGAATTGCAAATGGGGGTCTCGTCGACTATGTTTCCAATAAAAAGCTAATTGAAATTTGTCCTTCTCCACTAAATCCTACTTACTTTGAAATTCAAGGAAAGGACCTCTATGCAGCTCTTGAAAGTTCATTAAATAGCTCGGTTTGTATGGCTGATGGAAAAGGACCAGGTTTTCGAGGCAAGTATGTGGGACGACTTCACGTATCTGGTGCAAAAATTCAACATCATCAAAATCAAATTAAGATGATTACGATTAACGATGAAGCTTTCGATCCCGAGCGGTGGTATCGAGTGGCTTCATCAGATTACTTACTAAGGGGTTCTGGTTATCCAGATTTAGCAAACAATCGAAACTTTCATTATCAACCAGATGAAATAAAAGATGTAATTAGAGAATACGCCGAGAAGGAAGGTTTCGTAACAAATGCTTTCAAGAAGCGTTGGGTGTAA
- a CDS encoding aminopeptidase, whose translation MRDERLSQLAKTLVHHSIEVKIGERVMVTGHQIAKPLIREIIKEIYAADGVPFVELRDDEIDVHLAEFATKEQAEIQKEWYAKQLEDVQSFIHIRAEENDATLSELASDAMKLYGEVFKEIDHKMINERKWVVLDYPTPAAAQKAKMGTLTYQDYLFEVCSLDYKRMAEKQQPLFDLMEKTDRVRIVAPGTDLSFSILNIPTIASHGKKNIPDGEVFTSPVRESVNGVISFNTPCSYRGITFHNVKLTLENGKIVHAEADQTDKLNEILNLDEGARYIGEFAIGLNPLINHPVGNTLFDEKINGSIHFTPGQAYDNADNGNRSMIHWDMVLILRKEYGGGELYFDDKLIQKNGVFVTGELIDLNPENLNQKETVR comes from the coding sequence ATGCGCGACGAACGATTAAGTCAGTTAGCTAAGACGCTAGTCCATCACTCCATTGAAGTAAAGATTGGTGAACGCGTGATGGTGACAGGTCATCAAATTGCTAAACCGTTAATACGTGAAATCATTAAGGAGATTTATGCAGCAGACGGGGTGCCATTTGTTGAATTACGTGATGATGAAATAGACGTTCACTTGGCTGAATTTGCAACAAAAGAGCAAGCAGAGATTCAAAAAGAATGGTATGCGAAGCAATTAGAAGATGTTCAATCGTTTATTCACATTCGAGCTGAAGAAAATGATGCGACATTGTCAGAGCTTGCATCTGATGCTATGAAACTGTATGGAGAAGTTTTCAAAGAGATCGATCATAAAATGATCAATGAAAGAAAGTGGGTAGTTCTTGATTATCCAACGCCAGCAGCAGCACAAAAAGCAAAAATGGGGACACTTACTTATCAGGATTATTTGTTTGAAGTATGTAGTCTTGATTATAAACGAATGGCCGAAAAGCAGCAGCCGCTTTTTGATTTAATGGAAAAGACTGATCGAGTTCGGATCGTTGCACCTGGTACGGATCTCTCATTTTCTATTTTAAATATCCCAACTATCGCTAGCCACGGAAAGAAAAACATTCCTGATGGAGAAGTGTTTACATCACCCGTACGCGAAAGTGTAAATGGCGTTATTTCATTTAATACACCATGTTCGTATCGAGGGATTACCTTTCACAACGTAAAATTAACGTTGGAGAACGGTAAAATTGTCCATGCGGAAGCTGACCAAACAGACAAATTGAACGAAATTCTAAATCTTGATGAAGGTGCACGCTATATTGGAGAATTTGCTATTGGATTAAATCCACTAATTAATCATCCAGTAGGGAATACCTTATTTGATGAGAAGATAAATGGTAGTATCCATTTTACGCCTGGACAAGCTTATGATAATGCAGACAATGGAAACCGCTCGATGATTCACTGGGATATGGTTTTGATATTACGGAAGGAATATGGTGGGGGAGAACTGTATTTTGATGATAAACTCATTCAAAAAAATGGGGTTTTTGTGACAGGTGAGTTGATTGATTTAAACCCAGAAAACCTTAATCAAAAAGAAACAGTACGCTAA
- a CDS encoding peroxiredoxin family protein: MIRRLFLFKGGNSLSKFALKDAAPNFTLPSVNGEEYSFESYRKEKGGWHLVIFFRGSWCPVCVSDLENLEESTGFFEGKNVHITTISTDKFEDLKAMAKEKNLSFPVLADEEYKALNAYDVHDHREDDPYEDHGAHGEPAYFLIDEKGELLYQQRQTSPFGRPTVTELRKNVQYIDKTYKA; encoded by the coding sequence ATGATAAGGCGATTGTTTCTATTCAAAGGAGGAAATAGTTTATCTAAATTTGCATTGAAAGACGCAGCACCAAATTTCACACTACCATCAGTAAATGGCGAAGAGTATTCTTTTGAATCATATCGAAAAGAAAAAGGTGGATGGCACCTTGTAATTTTCTTTAGAGGTTCTTGGTGTCCTGTCTGTGTAAGTGATCTTGAAAATCTTGAAGAAAGCACTGGATTCTTCGAAGGTAAAAATGTTCACATTACCACCATTTCTACTGATAAATTCGAAGATCTAAAAGCGATGGCGAAAGAAAAAAATCTCTCTTTCCCAGTCCTTGCAGACGAGGAGTACAAGGCACTTAATGCATATGATGTTCACGATCACCGTGAAGATGATCCTTATGAAGATCATGGTGCTCATGGTGAGCCAGCGTACTTCTTAATTGATGAGAAAGGCGAACTTCTTTATCAGCAAAGACAGACAAGTCCTTTTGGTCGTCCAACAGTTACAGAGTTACGTAAAAATGTTCAGTATATTGATAAGACATATAAAGCTTAA
- a CDS encoding site-specific integrase, protein MNTVQPIRDPQKIKLVKQNLRKRNSRDWFLFNMGINTGLRISDLLPLRVGDVRNQTHIIIKEKKTGKSKRFPINYALKELIESYTFDMEERDFLFPSNKTDLPIQRGQAYKILNQAAAEAGLSEIGTHTMRKTFGYFYYKQTKDVAMLQKIFGHSAPSITLRYIGIEQEQMDESLFNFSL, encoded by the coding sequence ATGAACACGGTTCAGCCGATTCGAGATCCTCAGAAGATAAAATTAGTAAAACAAAACCTGCGAAAGCGAAATTCCAGAGATTGGTTTTTGTTTAATATGGGAATTAACACTGGTTTACGGATTAGTGATTTACTACCTTTACGTGTTGGTGACGTTCGTAACCAAACCCATATCATCATAAAAGAAAAAAAGACCGGAAAATCAAAACGCTTTCCAATTAACTATGCACTTAAGGAGCTTATCGAATCGTATACGTTTGATATGGAAGAACGAGATTTTTTGTTTCCGTCAAACAAAACAGATTTACCTATCCAAAGAGGTCAGGCTTATAAGATTCTAAACCAGGCTGCAGCAGAAGCAGGGCTTTCTGAAATAGGAACGCATACGATGCGAAAGACGTTTGGTTACTTTTACTACAAACAGACGAAAGATGTGGCAATGCTTCAAAAGATCTTCGGCCATTCTGCACCATCGATTACTTTAAGATACATCGGCATTGAGCAAGAGCAAATGGATGAATCACTGTTTAACTTTAGTTTGTAA